In Janibacter cremeus, a genomic segment contains:
- a CDS encoding multicopper oxidase domain-containing protein yields the protein MSLSTPRPTQQRAKGGAWVMRDRPGLLWMVAAVITAVVHPFVPDSTWLMVHMIALGALTHSIMVWSTHFTVSLLKNRPDIDLRATQNRRLVLLHLGIIGVLIGVPTTWWWFTLVGASAVVLAVLWHGWQLVRRLRGALPGRFRIVVHHYLASAAFLPVGATLGVLLARGQSEEMHARMTLAHSLVNVLGWVGITVAGTLITLWPTILRVRMDPAAEKRATQALPALVTGLSLALVGALAGWRWLLLAGVLGYLVALLWTGRSLIAPARAKPPMHFASWSVAAGAAWFLVGIVMVAWRVATAPDMAAMTIGYGRVAAVLVVGFALQVLCGALSHLVPAVIGGGPKVVRVGIEAFDRLGMTRIVIINVPLALSLMPVPSGTRVVLTTLVLIGLAAFIPVMLVGVKRLVAARREVATSTPDPRRDPRLGRAEAARVLDPPFPRTQFMAGVTLVALALAAGPALQPVLDGGSGPVAAPATSVSPTGETTTVEVVAQEDMSYSPSSIEVPAGDRLVIELTSEDGSTVHDLYFDDEHRTPRLTKGESATLDLGVVGADRQGWCTVTGHRAMGMTFDVDVIGAPADAASDEPPPGAGGDHGDHGEEPPFALDPGAEWPEDHRAHDATLPPLTDERTHRVTLRVQDLQVEVAPGVTQTRWTFGDTAPGPVLHGRVGDEFVITLVNDGSIGHSIDFHAGALAPDRPMRTIAPGEELTYTFTAERAGIWMYHCATMPMATHIAKGMHGAVVIEPPDLPEVDRSYVLTASEIYAGESTDEAPAATTFNGRAFQYDADQLSAKVGERVRFWVLDAGPDSPLSFHVIGGQFDTVWQEGAYRVGGPGRVGGPDTGSQALALLPGQGGFVELSFPEPGHYPFVNHVMTAGEKGAHGIVHVR from the coding sequence GTGAGCCTCTCGACCCCGCGACCGACGCAGCAGCGGGCGAAGGGAGGCGCCTGGGTGATGCGGGACCGTCCCGGCCTGCTGTGGATGGTCGCCGCCGTCATCACCGCGGTCGTGCACCCCTTCGTCCCGGACTCGACCTGGCTGATGGTCCACATGATCGCGCTGGGTGCGCTCACCCACTCGATCATGGTGTGGAGCACGCACTTCACGGTCAGCCTGCTGAAGAACCGCCCCGACATCGACCTACGGGCCACACAGAACCGGCGACTGGTCCTGCTCCACCTGGGCATCATCGGCGTCCTCATCGGGGTCCCGACCACGTGGTGGTGGTTCACCCTGGTCGGCGCGTCGGCCGTCGTCCTCGCGGTCCTGTGGCACGGGTGGCAGCTGGTGCGACGCCTGCGCGGCGCTCTGCCGGGGCGGTTCCGGATCGTGGTGCACCACTACCTCGCCTCGGCCGCCTTCCTCCCCGTCGGCGCGACCCTCGGGGTGCTCCTCGCCCGCGGCCAGTCCGAGGAGATGCACGCACGGATGACGCTGGCGCACTCCCTGGTCAACGTGCTCGGCTGGGTCGGCATCACCGTCGCCGGCACCCTGATCACGCTGTGGCCGACGATCCTGCGGGTGCGCATGGATCCTGCTGCCGAGAAGCGCGCCACCCAGGCCCTGCCCGCTCTCGTCACGGGCCTCTCGCTCGCGCTCGTCGGCGCCCTGGCCGGATGGCGCTGGCTGCTGCTCGCCGGCGTGCTCGGCTACCTGGTCGCCCTGCTGTGGACCGGCCGCTCGCTCATCGCACCGGCCCGGGCCAAACCGCCGATGCACTTCGCGTCCTGGTCGGTGGCGGCCGGTGCGGCGTGGTTCCTCGTCGGCATCGTGATGGTCGCGTGGCGCGTCGCCACCGCGCCCGACATGGCCGCGATGACGATCGGCTACGGCCGGGTCGCGGCGGTGCTCGTCGTCGGCTTCGCCCTGCAGGTCCTCTGCGGCGCGCTCAGCCACCTGGTGCCCGCGGTCATCGGTGGCGGCCCGAAGGTCGTCCGCGTCGGGATCGAGGCCTTCGACCGGTTGGGCATGACCCGGATCGTCATCATCAACGTCCCCCTCGCCCTGTCCCTCATGCCGGTCCCGTCCGGTACCCGCGTCGTGCTGACCACCCTCGTGCTCATCGGGCTCGCGGCCTTCATCCCCGTCATGCTCGTTGGCGTCAAGCGCCTCGTCGCCGCCCGCCGCGAGGTCGCGACCTCGACTCCCGACCCGCGTCGCGACCCCCGGCTGGGCCGGGCCGAGGCCGCCCGGGTGCTCGATCCCCCCTTCCCCCGCACGCAGTTCATGGCCGGCGTCACCCTCGTCGCCCTGGCGCTCGCCGCCGGGCCGGCCCTCCAGCCGGTCCTCGACGGCGGCAGCGGGCCGGTCGCCGCACCCGCCACGAGCGTCTCGCCGACCGGCGAGACCACGACGGTCGAAGTCGTCGCGCAGGAGGACATGAGCTACTCCCCCTCGAGCATCGAGGTGCCCGCCGGCGACCGGCTGGTCATCGAGCTGACCAGCGAGGACGGCAGCACCGTCCACGACCTCTACTTCGACGACGAGCACCGGACCCCGCGCCTGACGAAGGGGGAGAGCGCCACCCTCGACCTCGGCGTCGTCGGCGCCGACCGGCAGGGCTGGTGCACCGTCACCGGCCACAGGGCCATGGGGATGACCTTCGACGTCGACGTGATCGGGGCACCAGCGGACGCGGCCTCCGACGAGCCGCCACCGGGAGCGGGCGGCGACCACGGCGACCACGGCGAGGAGCCCCCCTTCGCCCTGGACCCGGGCGCGGAGTGGCCGGAGGACCACCGGGCCCACGACGCCACCCTGCCGCCGCTGACCGACGAGAGGACCCACCGGGTGACGCTGCGGGTGCAGGATCTGCAGGTCGAGGTCGCGCCCGGGGTGACGCAGACGCGCTGGACCTTCGGTGACACCGCGCCCGGGCCGGTGCTGCACGGACGGGTCGGCGACGAGTTCGTCATCACGCTCGTCAACGACGGCAGCATCGGGCACTCGATCGACTTCCACGCCGGGGCCCTGGCCCCTGATCGCCCCATGCGCACGATCGCGCCGGGCGAGGAGCTGACCTACACCTTCACCGCCGAGCGGGCGGGGATCTGGATGTACCACTGCGCGACGATGCCGATGGCGACGCACATCGCCAAGGGCATGCACGGAGCGGTGGTCATCGAGCCGCCGGATCTGCCCGAGGTGGACCGCTCGTACGTGCTGACCGCGTCCGAGATCTACGCCGGCGAGTCCACGGACGAGGCACCGGCCGCGACGACCTTCAACGGGCGAGCCTTCCAGTACGACGCGGACCAGCTGAGCGCGAAGGTCGGTGAGCGCGTGCGCTTCTGGGTGCTCGACGCCGGGCCCGACTCTCCGCTGTCCTTCCACGTCATCGGTGGCCAGTTCGACACCGTGTGGCAGGAGGGCGCCTACCGGGTCGGCGGGCCCGGCCGCGTGGGCGGGCCCGACACCGGGTCACAGGCGCTCGCACTGCTCCCCGGGCAGGGCGGCTTCGTCGAGCTGTCCTTCCCCGAGCCGGGCCACTACCCCTTCGTCAACCACGTGATGACCGCCGGGGAGAAGGGAGCGCACGGGATCGTCCACGTGCGCTGA
- a CDS encoding hemerythrin domain-containing protein codes for MCSYCGCRSIGIIGRFSTEHDELINVTGLLRRAVTDGRTNEIVELVDDVARLLAPHTDAEEAGLFTVLRREEEFSEHIDTLCGEHVDLDDLLARIRTGESHLVDRFDRELRSHIQREENGLFPASLTTLGGDEWDEVDALTAASVPTSPVAP; via the coding sequence ATGTGCTCCTACTGCGGGTGCCGCTCCATTGGCATCATCGGCCGGTTCAGCACCGAGCACGACGAGCTGATCAACGTCACCGGACTGCTGCGGCGGGCCGTGACCGACGGCCGCACCAACGAGATCGTCGAGCTCGTCGACGATGTCGCCCGGCTGCTCGCCCCGCACACCGACGCCGAGGAGGCCGGCCTCTTCACCGTGCTGCGCCGCGAGGAGGAGTTCAGCGAGCACATCGACACCCTCTGTGGCGAGCACGTGGACCTCGACGACCTCCTCGCCCGCATCCGCACCGGCGAGAGCCACCTCGTCGACCGCTTCGACCGGGAGTTGCGTTCGCACATCCAGCGGGAGGAGAACGGCCTCTTCCCCGCGTCCCTGACCACCCTCGGTGGGGATGAGTGGGACGAGGTCGATGCCCTGACGGCGGCGAGCGTCCCGACCTCCCCCGTGGCCCCGTGA
- a CDS encoding DUF2249 domain-containing protein, translated as MSTNLPMVEEIPALDLRPVPRSIRHATVIGALSAIRPGRSLDLVAPHDPQPLLRQVEGLEPDTWSVEYLQQGPDAWTLRLTRAQS; from the coding sequence ATGTCCACGAACCTGCCCATGGTCGAGGAGATCCCCGCCCTCGACTTGCGCCCCGTCCCCCGCTCGATCCGGCACGCGACCGTCATCGGCGCACTCTCGGCGATCAGGCCGGGTCGCTCCCTCGACCTCGTCGCTCCCCACGACCCGCAGCCGCTGCTGCGCCAGGTCGAGGGCCTCGAGCCCGACACGTGGAGCGTCGAGTACCTCCAGCAGGGTCCCGACGCCTGGACCCTGCGGCTGACCCGAGCCCAGTCCTGA
- a CDS encoding helix-turn-helix domain-containing protein has protein sequence MENTNLGPRPAPQADPSDLGAAVRQVLEVLRAGGRPMRVTEIAAGVGSHENTVRSHLSQLLDRSLVTTATAPAEGRGRPAVLYEAGPAPGVRVDEYRALTGAFAADLIAGGDSPQVRERARRIGRAWGERLATPGATVSEREHLDTTLADLGFGPVRDGATVRLTTCPLLDLAVENPDVICQVHLGLVDGTLERGDDDEPAELTPFAEPGACLLRVPER, from the coding sequence GTGGAAAATACAAACCTCGGGCCGCGGCCCGCACCCCAGGCGGACCCGAGCGACCTCGGCGCCGCGGTGCGGCAGGTGCTCGAGGTCCTTCGCGCCGGCGGGCGACCCATGCGGGTCACCGAGATCGCCGCCGGTGTCGGGTCCCACGAGAACACCGTCCGCAGCCACCTGTCGCAACTGCTCGACCGTTCGCTCGTCACGACCGCCACGGCTCCCGCGGAGGGGCGCGGGCGCCCGGCCGTGCTCTACGAGGCCGGTCCGGCGCCCGGTGTGCGGGTGGACGAGTACCGCGCGCTGACCGGGGCCTTCGCCGCCGACCTCATCGCCGGCGGTGACAGCCCGCAGGTGCGCGAGCGCGCCCGACGCATCGGCCGGGCCTGGGGCGAGCGGCTGGCCACGCCCGGGGCCACGGTGAGCGAGCGCGAGCACCTCGACACCACCCTCGCGGACCTGGGCTTCGGGCCGGTCCGTGACGGCGCGACCGTGCGCCTGACGACCTGCCCGCTCCTCGACCTCGCCGTGGAGAACCCGGACGTCATCTGCCAGGTCCACCTCGGCCTCGTCGACGGGACCCTCGAGCGGGGGGACGACGACGAGCCGGCCGAGCTGACCCCCTTCGCCGAGCCGGGCGCCTGCCTGCTGCGGGTGCCGGAGCGCTGA
- a CDS encoding flavin-containing monooxygenase produces the protein MTNEPRTRELPERVDVLVVGAGLSGIGAAHRIIEANPDIELALVEAREVTGGTWDLFRYPGVRSDSDMFTLSFPFRPWTGRKAIADGADILDYIRETADETGVAELVHTGCRVSSASWSSEQQEWTVDLDTSDGPRQVRAGFVHLGSGYYDYEQTHDPGFEGVEDFAGQVIHPQFWPQDLDHAGKRVVVIGSGATAVTVVPAMAGTAAHVTMLQRTPSYVFDQPSVDPFVQLLRRHFGPATVQSVTRVKNLGLQTFLYQLSRRRPTAAKKIVQGNLSRFLPREIIDEHFDPPYDVWDQRLCAVPDGDLYAQIRRGAVSVVTGHVDRFVPEGVRLTDGRVVEADIVVTATGLLMKALGGIRFVVDGAQVPLARRFAYRGLMLAGVPNVTMTVGYVNASWTLRADLVSRYVAALVRHMRDRGLGVAVPVAPDGMTAGPILDLTSGYVQRVISQFPKVGDRAPWTMPQNYIKDTIAFRRADVTRDMHFVPVGAKGAPLPVGAQAPQELPLPGSSSNLDDSLGDRALESVR, from the coding sequence ATGACCAACGAGCCCCGCACTCGCGAGCTGCCCGAGCGGGTCGACGTGCTCGTCGTCGGAGCCGGACTGTCCGGGATCGGCGCCGCGCACCGCATCATCGAGGCCAACCCCGACATCGAGCTCGCGCTCGTCGAGGCCCGCGAGGTGACCGGTGGGACGTGGGACCTCTTCCGCTACCCCGGGGTGCGCTCGGACTCGGACATGTTCACGCTGTCCTTCCCCTTCCGCCCGTGGACGGGCCGCAAGGCGATCGCCGACGGAGCGGACATCCTCGACTACATCCGCGAGACCGCCGACGAGACGGGCGTTGCCGAGCTGGTCCACACCGGGTGCCGGGTCAGCAGCGCGTCCTGGTCGAGCGAGCAGCAGGAGTGGACGGTCGACCTCGACACGAGTGACGGCCCGCGGCAGGTACGTGCCGGCTTCGTCCACCTCGGCAGCGGGTACTACGACTACGAGCAGACGCACGACCCGGGCTTCGAGGGGGTCGAGGACTTCGCCGGGCAGGTGATCCATCCGCAGTTCTGGCCACAGGACCTCGACCACGCCGGCAAGCGCGTCGTCGTCATCGGCTCCGGCGCGACCGCCGTCACCGTCGTGCCCGCCATGGCGGGCACGGCCGCGCACGTGACGATGCTGCAGCGCACCCCGAGCTACGTCTTCGACCAGCCCTCGGTCGACCCCTTCGTCCAGCTGCTGCGCCGTCACTTCGGCCCGGCGACGGTCCAGTCCGTGACCCGGGTGAAGAACCTCGGTCTGCAGACCTTCCTCTACCAGCTCTCCCGCCGCCGGCCCACGGCCGCAAAGAAGATCGTCCAGGGCAACCTGTCGCGGTTCCTGCCCCGGGAGATCATCGACGAGCACTTCGACCCGCCCTACGACGTGTGGGACCAGCGCCTGTGCGCCGTGCCCGACGGCGACCTGTACGCGCAGATCCGTCGCGGCGCGGTCTCGGTGGTCACGGGGCACGTCGACCGCTTCGTCCCCGAGGGCGTGCGCCTGACCGACGGCCGGGTCGTCGAGGCAGACATCGTCGTCACTGCGACCGGGCTGCTGATGAAGGCCCTCGGCGGGATCCGCTTCGTCGTCGACGGGGCGCAGGTCCCGCTGGCCCGGCGCTTCGCCTACCGCGGCCTCATGCTCGCCGGCGTCCCCAACGTCACGATGACCGTCGGCTACGTCAACGCCTCGTGGACCCTGCGCGCCGACCTCGTCAGCCGCTACGTCGCCGCTCTCGTGCGGCACATGCGCGACCGCGGCCTCGGGGTTGCCGTCCCGGTCGCCCCCGACGGCATGACCGCCGGACCGATCCTCGACCTGACCTCCGGCTACGTGCAGCGGGTGATCTCCCAGTTTCCCAAGGTCGGCGACCGGGCACCGTGGACGATGCCGCAGAACTACATCAAGGACACGATCGCCTTCCGCCGCGCGGACGTCACCCGGGACATGCACTTCGTGCCGGTCGGGGCGAAGGGAGCCCCGCTGCCCGTCGGCGCGCAGGCGCCCCAGGAGCTGCCGCTGCCGGGCAGCTCGAGCAACCTGGACGACTCCCTCGGCGACCGGGCCCTGGAGTCGGTCCGGTGA
- a CDS encoding SDR family NAD(P)-dependent oxidoreductase, translating into MKRPDLVVLGGTAVVTGAAGGMGEHLAKGVARRGADVVVIDRDEAGLARVVADIRRETPSASVTSHVVDLADRGAADAVIARVREERPGVTMLFNNAGVALGGRFDEVGADDFDWLLEINLLVPIRLTRALLPLMLANGQGQVVNTSSLFGLVGPPGQSAYSTSKYGLRGFSEALRSELEEEGRPVGVTVVHPGGIRTNIATNARVAAGTDPQEAARGKADFAKVLRYPADQAAEEIIDAAVARRPRLLIGNDAKGLDLLARVTPSRYWSLMGRAMALAAKRS; encoded by the coding sequence GTGAAGCGCCCCGACCTCGTCGTCCTCGGCGGGACCGCGGTCGTCACCGGTGCGGCCGGTGGCATGGGCGAGCACCTGGCGAAGGGGGTGGCCCGCCGCGGCGCCGACGTGGTCGTCATCGATCGCGACGAGGCCGGCCTGGCCCGGGTGGTCGCCGACATCCGCCGGGAGACCCCGAGCGCGAGCGTGACGTCCCACGTCGTCGACCTCGCCGACCGAGGTGCGGCCGACGCGGTCATCGCCCGGGTGCGCGAGGAGCGCCCCGGCGTGACGATGCTCTTCAACAACGCGGGAGTCGCCCTCGGTGGGCGCTTCGACGAGGTGGGCGCAGACGACTTCGACTGGCTGCTCGAGATCAACCTGCTCGTGCCGATCCGCCTCACCCGGGCACTGCTGCCACTGATGCTCGCCAACGGCCAGGGGCAGGTCGTCAACACCTCCAGCCTCTTCGGGCTCGTGGGCCCGCCCGGGCAGAGCGCGTACTCCACGAGCAAGTACGGGCTGCGCGGATTCAGCGAGGCGCTGCGCTCCGAGCTCGAGGAGGAGGGCCGGCCCGTCGGGGTCACCGTCGTCCACCCCGGCGGGATCCGCACCAACATCGCCACCAACGCCCGCGTCGCAGCAGGGACCGACCCGCAGGAGGCCGCGCGCGGCAAGGCCGACTTCGCCAAGGTGCTGCGGTACCCGGCGGACCAGGCCGCCGAGGAGATCATCGACGCCGCCGTCGCCCGCCGCCCGCGCCTGCTCATCGGCAACGACGCCAAGGGCCTGGACCTCCTCGCCCGGGTCACCCCGAGCCGGTACTGGTCGCTGATGGGGCGGGCGATGGCCCTGGCCGCCAAGCGGAGCTGA
- a CDS encoding NAD(P)H-dependent flavin oxidoreductase, which yields MTMPTQLQGRLRLPVISAPMFLGSGPDLVIGACRAGVLGTFPALNLRTTEDFDGWLTRIEQALAQPDDSGREPAPYGVNFIVHRTNKRIEADLEKIVEHEVPVVITSLGAAKEVVDAVHSYGGLVFHDVTNAKFATKAAQAGVDGLILVTAGAGGHAGGINPFALITEVRRVWDGPLILGGSLSTGRDVLAAQAAGADLAYMGTRFLATHESIAPEEYRQMIVRSGAEEIVYTPSISTIPANFLRQSIVDAGLDPDNLPAPDKVDVSHVTNPHAEEEPRSTTSSVTPKAWKDVWSAGHSVAGITEVLPVAELVDQLEAEYLTAKGDLLAVLDG from the coding sequence ATGACCATGCCTACGCAGCTCCAGGGGCGCCTGCGCCTGCCCGTGATCTCCGCGCCGATGTTCCTCGGCTCCGGCCCGGACCTCGTCATCGGCGCCTGCCGCGCGGGTGTGCTCGGGACCTTCCCGGCGCTGAACCTGCGCACGACCGAGGACTTCGACGGGTGGCTGACCCGGATCGAGCAGGCCCTGGCCCAGCCCGACGACTCGGGTCGTGAGCCCGCCCCGTACGGCGTGAACTTCATCGTCCACCGCACGAACAAGCGCATCGAGGCCGACCTGGAGAAGATCGTCGAGCACGAGGTGCCGGTCGTCATCACCAGCCTCGGCGCGGCCAAGGAGGTCGTCGACGCGGTCCACTCCTACGGCGGCCTGGTCTTCCACGACGTCACCAACGCGAAGTTCGCGACCAAGGCTGCGCAGGCCGGCGTCGACGGGCTCATCCTCGTCACGGCCGGGGCCGGTGGGCACGCGGGTGGGATCAACCCCTTCGCCCTGATCACCGAGGTCCGCCGCGTCTGGGACGGGCCGCTCATCCTCGGCGGCTCGCTGAGCACCGGCCGCGACGTCCTGGCAGCCCAGGCCGCCGGCGCGGACCTGGCATACATGGGCACGCGCTTCCTCGCCACGCACGAGTCGATCGCCCCCGAGGAGTACCGCCAGATGATCGTGCGCTCCGGCGCCGAGGAGATCGTCTACACGCCCTCGATCAGCACCATCCCGGCGAACTTCCTGCGCCAGAGCATCGTCGACGCCGGCCTCGACCCCGACAACCTGCCCGCCCCGGACAAGGTCGACGTCTCGCACGTGACCAACCCGCACGCCGAGGAGGAGCCGCGCAGCACCACCTCGAGCGTCACGCCCAAGGCGTGGAAGGACGTGTGGAGCGCCGGCCACTCCGTCGCGGGCATCACCGAGGTCCTCCCGGTGGCCGAGCTCGTCGACCAGCTGGAGGCGGAGTACCTCACGGCGAAGGGGGATCTGCTCGCCGTCCTCGACGGCTGA
- a CDS encoding aldo/keto reductase: MAELPTRTLGDGTSVPVLGFGTYSLRGDDGVRAMAGALEDGYRFLDTAVNYRNEREVAEAVRASGVERGDVFIQTKIPGRDHGGARRSLETTLDVMDLDFIDSALIHWPNPSQGAFVRAWEGLVEAKDAGLVRSIGVSNFKAPHLDAIIEATGVTPASNQIELHPFFPQVEQRADDERRGITTQSWAPLGRAGELLTAEPVVTAAQAHDVTPAQVILRWHLHLDALPVPKSADPQRRAGNLEVLGFDLSDAQVEAITALGRPDGRLFDADPDTHEEM, encoded by the coding sequence ATGGCTGAGCTTCCCACCCGCACCCTCGGGGACGGCACGTCGGTGCCGGTCCTCGGTTTCGGCACCTACTCCCTTCGTGGCGATGACGGAGTCCGCGCCATGGCCGGGGCACTCGAGGACGGGTACCGCTTCCTCGACACGGCGGTGAACTACCGCAACGAGCGCGAGGTCGCCGAGGCGGTGCGCGCGAGCGGTGTCGAGCGGGGCGATGTCTTCATCCAGACGAAGATCCCCGGCCGCGACCACGGCGGTGCCCGACGCAGCCTCGAGACCACCCTCGACGTCATGGACCTCGACTTCATCGACAGCGCCCTGATCCACTGGCCCAACCCCTCGCAGGGCGCCTTCGTGCGGGCCTGGGAGGGACTGGTCGAGGCAAAGGACGCAGGGCTCGTCCGCTCCATCGGCGTGAGCAACTTCAAGGCCCCCCACCTCGACGCGATCATCGAGGCCACCGGCGTCACGCCCGCGTCGAACCAGATCGAGCTGCACCCCTTCTTCCCCCAGGTCGAGCAGCGCGCCGACGACGAGCGGCGCGGCATCACCACCCAGTCGTGGGCGCCGCTGGGTCGCGCGGGTGAGCTCCTGACGGCAGAGCCGGTCGTGACCGCCGCGCAGGCCCACGACGTCACGCCCGCCCAGGTGATCCTGCGCTGGCACCTGCACCTCGACGCGCTGCCGGTGCCGAAGTCCGCGGACCCGCAGCGCCGGGCCGGCAACCTCGAGGTCCTCGGATTCGACCTCTCCGACGCGCAGGTCGAGGCGATCACCGCGCTCGGTCGTCCCGACGGTCGCCTCTTCGACGCGGACCCGGACACCCACGAGGAGATGTGA
- a CDS encoding class I adenylate-forming enzyme family protein: MSRWPVEPAPGEATPAPFGMSQYCVADPAQHAPDRPALVVVHSGPGDESTWTFAQVDDTVRAVAAGLLGLGLQRGDRVLLRMGNRAEFPFVFFGAIAAGLVAVPTSAQLTGEEAAGLLADSGAQVVALDEDLPLSVPPHIPRITAQTIAEWIAGDERAEHDVGHPDRAAFITYTSGTTGRPKGVTHAHRSAWGRRPMYRGWYGLTEGDVMVHAGALNWTYTLGVGLTDPWANAATAVVHDGPTDRLLWPRLVEAYDATHLAAVPGVYRHLLRHGDPAHWDLSSLRAALVAGEALPSPLWREWTETTGVALYESLGMSEVSTFVSSGPEVPVRPGSPGRAQPGRRIAVLDPDRLEDPTPLPVGESGRLAVHRDDPGVMLGYWRRPEENRQVMRGEWFVTNDLASLDVDGYLTYHGRCDDVITAMGYRISPVEVEDALCQIAGVAEVAVAPLDVGDGVTLVCAWVVPTQPPGDTATIRERVLTRAGERLADYKRPREVRVVEALPRTANGKIVRRDLPATPGGGERADE; this comes from the coding sequence GTGAGCCGCTGGCCCGTCGAGCCGGCCCCGGGAGAGGCCACGCCCGCCCCCTTCGGCATGTCGCAGTACTGCGTCGCCGACCCGGCCCAGCATGCCCCTGACCGCCCGGCGCTCGTCGTCGTCCACTCCGGACCCGGCGACGAGTCGACGTGGACCTTCGCTCAGGTGGACGACACCGTCCGGGCGGTCGCGGCCGGGCTGCTCGGACTCGGCCTGCAGCGCGGTGACCGGGTGCTGCTGCGGATGGGCAACCGGGCGGAGTTCCCCTTCGTCTTCTTCGGTGCCATCGCCGCCGGCCTCGTCGCCGTCCCGACGAGCGCCCAGCTGACGGGCGAGGAGGCCGCCGGGCTGCTCGCCGACAGCGGCGCGCAGGTGGTCGCCCTCGACGAGGACCTGCCGCTGAGCGTGCCACCGCACATCCCGAGGATCACCGCGCAGACGATCGCCGAGTGGATCGCCGGCGACGAGCGCGCGGAGCATGACGTCGGCCACCCCGACCGCGCCGCCTTCATCACCTACACCTCCGGCACCACCGGGCGGCCGAAGGGAGTCACCCACGCCCACCGCAGTGCTTGGGGGCGACGCCCGATGTACCGCGGCTGGTACGGCCTGACCGAGGGCGACGTCATGGTGCACGCCGGGGCGCTGAACTGGACCTACACCCTCGGCGTCGGCCTGACCGACCCGTGGGCGAATGCCGCGACGGCGGTCGTCCACGACGGCCCGACCGACCGGCTGCTCTGGCCGCGCCTGGTCGAGGCGTACGACGCGACGCACCTCGCCGCGGTGCCCGGCGTCTACCGGCACCTGCTGCGCCACGGCGACCCCGCCCACTGGGACCTGTCCTCGCTGCGGGCGGCGCTGGTTGCCGGCGAGGCGCTCCCGTCGCCGTTGTGGCGGGAGTGGACCGAGACCACGGGGGTGGCGCTGTACGAGTCCCTGGGGATGAGCGAGGTCTCGACCTTCGTCTCCAGCGGCCCCGAGGTGCCGGTGCGGCCCGGCAGCCCCGGGCGTGCCCAGCCCGGCCGACGGATCGCCGTGCTCGACCCCGACCGGCTCGAGGACCCGACCCCGCTGCCCGTGGGGGAGAGCGGGCGCCTGGCCGTCCACCGTGATGACCCGGGCGTGATGCTCGGGTACTGGCGCCGCCCGGAGGAGAACCGGCAGGTGATGCGCGGCGAGTGGTTCGTCACCAACGACCTCGCCTCGCTCGACGTGGACGGGTACCTGACCTACCACGGGCGCTGCGACGACGTGATCACCGCGATGGGTTACCGGATCTCACCGGTGGAGGTCGAGGACGCGCTCTGCCAGATCGCCGGCGTCGCCGAGGTCGCGGTCGCCCCGCTGGACGTCGGTGACGGCGTGACCCTCGTCTGCGCGTGGGTGGTGCCGACGCAGCCGCCCGGCGACACGGCGACGATCCGCGAGCGGGTGCTCACCCGGGCCGGGGAGCGACTGGCCGACTACAAGCGCCCGCGCGAGGTGCGGGTCGTGGAGGCCCTGCCGCGCACCGCGAACGGCAAGATCGTGCGGCGCGACCTGCCCGCCACCCCGGGTGGAGGTGAACGCGCCGACGAATGA